One stretch of Pseudomonas fluorescens Q2-87 DNA includes these proteins:
- the nhaA gene encoding Na+/H+ antiporter NhaA, giving the protein MALRNSLTRFFQLEAASGLLLIAAAVLALVINNSPLSWLYNGLLDTPVVAQVGALKIAKPLLLWINDGLMAMFFLLIGLEVKREVLDGQLSKPSQIVLPGAAAIGGMLVPALIYWFLNRDNPAALAGWAIPTATDIAFALGVLALLGKRVPVSLKLFLMTLAIIDDLGAIIIIAIFYSGALSTLSLMLAAACIAALVAMNRMGVVKLGPYMVVGLILWVCVLKSGVHATLAGVTLAFCIPLRTKNAETSPLLTLEHALHAWVAYGILPLFAFANAGLSLSGVTVESFTHHVPMGIAVGLLLGKTVGVFGLTWLAVKIGIASLPAGANWGQILGVAILCGIGFTMSLFVGSLAFEPGVSDYAGMDRMGILTGSILAALLGYAVVAAASRKQAVLGS; this is encoded by the coding sequence TTGGCTCTACGCAATTCTCTGACACGTTTCTTCCAACTCGAAGCGGCCAGCGGCCTGTTGCTGATCGCCGCCGCCGTGCTGGCGCTGGTCATCAATAATTCGCCCCTCTCTTGGCTCTATAACGGCCTGTTGGATACGCCGGTGGTCGCCCAGGTGGGCGCCCTGAAGATCGCCAAGCCTCTGCTGCTGTGGATCAACGACGGCCTGATGGCGATGTTTTTCCTGCTCATCGGCCTCGAAGTCAAACGTGAGGTGCTCGATGGGCAACTGTCGAAACCTTCGCAAATCGTCTTGCCTGGCGCGGCGGCGATCGGCGGCATGCTGGTGCCTGCGCTGATCTATTGGTTCCTCAACCGCGACAATCCCGCCGCCCTCGCAGGCTGGGCGATCCCGACCGCCACCGACATCGCTTTCGCCCTCGGTGTACTGGCCTTGCTGGGTAAGCGGGTGCCGGTGTCACTCAAGTTGTTCCTGATGACCCTGGCGATCATCGACGACCTGGGCGCGATTATCATCATCGCCATTTTCTACTCCGGTGCCCTGTCCACGTTGTCACTGATGCTGGCCGCGGCCTGCATCGCCGCGCTGGTGGCAATGAACCGAATGGGCGTGGTCAAGCTCGGGCCCTACATGGTCGTTGGCCTGATTCTCTGGGTCTGTGTGCTCAAGAGCGGTGTCCATGCCACCCTGGCCGGAGTGACCCTGGCGTTCTGCATTCCGCTGCGCACGAAAAACGCCGAAACCTCACCGCTGCTGACCTTGGAACATGCCCTGCATGCCTGGGTGGCCTACGGCATCCTGCCGCTGTTCGCCTTCGCCAATGCCGGCCTGTCGCTGAGCGGCGTCACCGTCGAAAGCTTCACCCACCACGTGCCGATGGGCATTGCCGTCGGGCTGCTGCTGGGCAAGACCGTTGGAGTCTTCGGCCTGACCTGGCTGGCCGTGAAAATCGGCATCGCCAGCCTGCCGGCCGGGGCCAACTGGGGCCAGATATTGGGCGTGGCGATCTTGTGCGGTATTGGTTTCACCATGAGCCTGTTCGTCGGCTCCCTGGCGTTCGAGCCTGGTGTGAGCGACTACGCGGGCATGGACCGGATGGGAATCCTCACCGGTTCGATCCTGGCGGCGTTGTTGGGTTACGCGGTGGTGGCAGCAGCCAGCAGAAAGCAGGCGGTGCTGGGGTCCTGA
- a CDS encoding NAD(P)/FAD-dependent oxidoreductase, whose product MLRITELKLPIDHPEEDLRPAILQRLGIASDDLLDFTLFKRSYDARKKSSELCFIYTIDLAVRDEAALLRKFADDRNVNEAPDISYKVVGQAPADLSERPIVVGFGPCGIFAAMLLAQMGFKPIVLERGPEVRQRTKDTWGLWRKSVLNPESNVQFGEGGAGTFSDGKLYSQIKDPKFLGRKVLHEFVKAGAPEEILYVSKPHIGTFRLTGVVENMREQIRALGGEVRFQQRVTDVLIEDGQLVGVELAGGERIHSKHVILALGHSARDTFRMLHSRGVYMEAKPFSVGFRIEHPQSLIDSARLGKYAGHPKLGAADYKLVHHAKNGRSVYSFCMCPGGTVVAATSEPNRVVTNGMSQYSRNERNANSGIVVGITPEVDYPGGPLAGIELQERLESHAFVLGGSNYEAPAQLVGDFIAGKPSTALGSVEPSYKPGVSLGDLALALPDFAIEAIREALPAFEKQIRGYSLHDAVLTGIETRTSSPLRITRDESLQSLNVKGLFPAGEGAGYAGGILSAGVDGIRIAEAVARDILGLEA is encoded by the coding sequence ATGTTACGAATCACCGAACTCAAGCTGCCGATCGATCATCCCGAAGAAGACCTGCGCCCTGCCATCCTGCAGCGCCTGGGCATCGCCAGCGATGATCTGCTCGACTTCACCTTGTTCAAGCGCAGCTACGATGCGCGCAAGAAATCTTCCGAACTGTGCTTCATCTACACCATCGACCTGGCGGTACGCGATGAAGCCGCCCTGCTGCGCAAGTTCGCCGATGACCGTAACGTCAACGAAGCGCCGGATATCAGCTACAAAGTGGTTGGCCAGGCGCCGGCTGACCTGAGCGAGCGCCCGATCGTGGTCGGCTTCGGACCCTGCGGGATCTTCGCCGCGATGTTGCTGGCACAGATGGGCTTCAAGCCGATCGTCCTGGAGCGCGGCCCGGAAGTCCGCCAGCGCACCAAGGACACCTGGGGCCTGTGGCGTAAAAGCGTGCTCAACCCCGAGTCCAATGTGCAATTCGGTGAAGGGGGCGCCGGGACATTCTCCGACGGCAAGCTCTACAGCCAGATCAAGGACCCGAAATTCCTCGGCCGCAAAGTCCTGCACGAATTCGTCAAGGCCGGGGCACCGGAAGAAATCCTCTACGTCAGCAAGCCGCACATCGGCACGTTCCGCCTGACCGGCGTGGTGGAAAACATGCGTGAGCAGATTCGCGCCCTGGGGGGCGAGGTGCGCTTCCAGCAGCGGGTCACCGATGTGCTGATCGAGGACGGCCAACTGGTCGGCGTCGAACTGGCCGGTGGTGAACGCATTCATTCGAAACATGTGATCCTGGCCTTGGGCCACAGCGCCCGGGACACTTTCCGCATGCTTCACAGCCGCGGCGTCTACATGGAGGCCAAGCCGTTCTCGGTGGGTTTCCGTATCGAACATCCGCAATCGCTGATCGACAGCGCGCGCCTGGGCAAATACGCCGGGCACCCGAAACTCGGCGCCGCCGATTACAAACTGGTGCACCACGCCAAGAATGGCCGTTCGGTGTACAGCTTCTGCATGTGCCCGGGCGGCACCGTGGTGGCGGCGACCTCCGAGCCGAACCGCGTCGTGACCAACGGCATGAGCCAATATTCGCGCAATGAGCGCAACGCCAACTCCGGCATCGTCGTGGGTATCACCCCGGAAGTGGATTATCCGGGCGGTCCGCTGGCAGGGATCGAGTTGCAGGAACGCCTCGAATCCCACGCCTTCGTGCTTGGCGGCAGCAACTACGAAGCGCCGGCGCAACTGGTGGGTGATTTCATCGCCGGTAAGCCATCGACGGCCCTGGGCAGCGTCGAACCTTCCTACAAGCCGGGCGTCTCGCTGGGCGACTTGGCCCTGGCCCTGCCGGACTTTGCTATCGAGGCCATCCGCGAAGCCTTGCCGGCGTTCGAGAAACAGATCCGCGGCTACTCGCTGCATGATGCCGTGCTGACTGGTATCGAAACCCGCACTTCATCGCCCCTGCGCATTACCCGCGATGAGTCGCTGCAGAGCCTGAACGTGAAGGGCCTGTTCCCCGCCGGCGAAGGTGCTGGTTACGCGGGGGGGATCCTGTCGGCAGGCGTGGACGGAATCCGCATTGCCGAAGCGGTGGCACGGGATATCCTCGGTCTCGAAGCCTGA
- a CDS encoding PLP-dependent cysteine synthase family protein, producing MNEHRQWAREAIRIIEADFQRSADTHLIPLPLPGLPGIELYFKDESSHPTGSLKHRLARSLFLYALCNGWLKPGAPVIEASSGSTAISEAYFARLLGLPFIAVMPATTSREKIAQIAFYGGQSHLVDDPTQIYTESERLAREHDGHFIDQFTYAERATDWRANNNIAESIFQQMRFERHPEPSWLISSPGTGGTTATLGRYVRYRQHGTRVLCADAERSVFFDYYRSGDASLRLDCGSRIEGIGRPRVEASFLPKVIDAMVKVPDALSLAAMHYLAQRLERRVGGSSGTNLIGALIAARQMVEAGESGSIVAILCDGGERYATTYYDPVWLKAQGYELSELMDVVAASVERGEALPESVLRANI from the coding sequence ATGAATGAGCACCGCCAATGGGCGCGTGAAGCGATCCGTATCATTGAAGCTGACTTCCAGCGCAGCGCCGATACTCACCTGATCCCGCTGCCGCTGCCCGGCTTGCCAGGCATCGAGCTGTACTTCAAGGATGAATCCAGCCATCCCACCGGTAGCCTCAAGCATCGATTGGCACGGTCGTTGTTTCTCTACGCATTGTGTAACGGCTGGCTCAAGCCGGGTGCTCCGGTGATCGAAGCCTCCAGCGGCTCGACGGCGATCTCCGAAGCGTACTTCGCCAGGTTGTTGGGGTTGCCATTCATTGCGGTGATGCCCGCCACCACCTCTCGGGAAAAAATCGCACAAATCGCCTTCTACGGCGGCCAGAGTCATCTGGTGGATGATCCTACGCAGATCTACACCGAATCCGAACGCCTGGCCCGCGAGCACGACGGCCACTTCATTGACCAGTTCACCTATGCCGAACGGGCCACGGACTGGCGGGCCAACAATAATATTGCCGAGTCGATTTTCCAGCAGATGCGCTTCGAGCGGCACCCGGAGCCGAGCTGGCTGATTTCCAGTCCTGGTACCGGCGGCACTACGGCCACCCTGGGGCGCTACGTTCGCTATCGTCAACATGGCACTCGCGTGTTGTGTGCCGACGCCGAGCGTTCGGTGTTCTTCGACTACTACCGCAGCGGCGATGCCAGCCTGCGCCTGGATTGTGGCTCGCGCATCGAAGGCATTGGCCGGCCGCGAGTCGAAGCGTCGTTTTTGCCGAAAGTCATCGATGCGATGGTCAAGGTGCCTGACGCCTTGTCGCTGGCAGCCATGCACTATCTGGCCCAGCGCCTGGAACGGCGGGTCGGTGGTTCCAGCGGCACCAACCTGATCGGCGCATTGATTGCCGCGCGGCAGATGGTGGAAGCCGGCGAGTCGGGGTCGATCGTGGCGATCTTGTGCGATGGTGGCGAGCGCTATGCGACCACCTATTACGACCCGGTGTGGCTCAAGGCCCAGGGGTATGAATTGAGTGAACTGATGGATGTCGTGGCGGCAAGTGTGGAGCGGGGCGAGGCGCTGCCGGAGAGTGTGTTGCGGGCCAATATCTGA
- a CDS encoding glycine zipper 2TM domain-containing protein, translating into MRKSVLLVASFSTMAMLLTGCQSSLTGDSYSRDEARRVQTIRMGTIESLRPVKIEGTKTPIGGAAGAVVGGVGGSAIGGGRGSIVAAVIGAVAGGLIGSATEEGLTRTQGVEITVREDDGSMRAYVQQVQENEVFRVGERVRISTVDGTSRVSH; encoded by the coding sequence ATGCGTAAGTCTGTTTTGCTGGTTGCTTCTTTTTCCACGATGGCGATGTTGCTCACTGGTTGTCAGTCGAGCCTGACCGGTGACTCTTACTCCCGTGACGAAGCGCGTCGCGTGCAGACGATTCGTATGGGGACTATCGAGTCCCTGCGTCCAGTGAAGATCGAAGGCACCAAGACCCCGATCGGCGGTGCGGCTGGTGCGGTGGTTGGTGGTGTCGGCGGTAGCGCCATCGGTGGTGGCCGTGGCAGCATCGTCGCCGCAGTGATCGGCGCCGTGGCGGGTGGGCTGATCGGCTCCGCTACTGAAGAAGGCCTGACTCGGACGCAGGGTGTGGAAATCACCGTTCGCGAAGACGATGGCAGCATGCGTGCCTATGTGCAGCAGGTGCAGGAGAACGAGGTGTTCCGGGTGGGTGAGCGGGTTCGTATTTCTACTGTGGATGGTACGAGTCGCGTATCGCACTGA
- a CDS encoding COG3650 family protein — translation MRAARSLLFVALLPLFAGCQLLDAPRQSASHAGQTRTQGELTAADGKLVFQPCQEQRRYIVNDSGGTSVLQQAASLADDRGKLFADVRGYVVSSATAGTDSQLNLEQLYRLERSGTACDDVNFKLLILRAAGHGPEWNLKANGKGLVLEREGQAPLAVPFMEEQLGDGRFNLSTEANGQKVELWVAPQRCVDSVTGSVQHMSAELRVNGQVQRGCAYFGGARND, via the coding sequence ATGCGTGCCGCCCGCTCCCTGCTGTTTGTCGCCCTCCTGCCGCTCTTCGCCGGCTGTCAATTGCTCGACGCACCGCGTCAGAGCGCCTCCCATGCCGGCCAGACGCGCACGCAGGGCGAACTCACCGCAGCCGATGGCAAGCTGGTGTTCCAGCCCTGCCAGGAACAGCGCCGATACATCGTCAACGACAGCGGTGGCACCAGTGTGCTGCAGCAGGCCGCCAGCCTGGCGGATGACCGGGGCAAGCTGTTTGCCGATGTCCGGGGCTATGTCGTCTCCAGCGCGACGGCCGGAACCGATAGCCAATTGAACCTGGAACAGCTGTATCGCCTGGAGCGCTCGGGGACTGCTTGCGACGACGTGAACTTCAAATTGTTGATCCTGCGCGCCGCTGGCCACGGGCCTGAGTGGAACCTCAAGGCCAACGGCAAGGGCCTGGTGCTCGAGCGCGAGGGCCAAGCGCCACTGGCGGTGCCTTTCATGGAGGAGCAACTGGGCGACGGCCGGTTCAACCTCAGCACCGAAGCCAATGGCCAGAAGGTCGAACTCTGGGTTGCGCCCCAGCGCTGCGTCGACAGCGTGACCGGCAGCGTGCAACACATGAGCGCCGAACTGCGGGTCAATGGCCAGGTCCAGCGCGGCTGCGCCTATTTCGGTGGCGCACGTAACGACTGA